A genomic stretch from Shewanella woodyi ATCC 51908 includes:
- a CDS encoding glycoside hydrolase family 3 protein → MKRLLRDPKIKAKVDKLLAQMTLEQKIGQMIQVERLSCTPDEVKHYHLGSVFSGAGSAPDDNSPKGWTEMLDQYWLASTEKDEQHLGVPILYGVDAIHGHNNVKGATIFPHNIGLGAADDPSLVGHIAAVTSIEVLATGVDWVFAPNLAVAQDPHWGRTYESFSESPQIAVKYAERIINGFHKGFNEIGVLTCVKHWVGDGGTSHGIDHGNTLLDFADLKNIHMQPYYAALEAGALTVMASFSSWNGNKCHGNRALLTDMLKGEMQFQGFILSDMDGIDYLSDDYYTCVETAVNAGIDMFMLTNHWQMFIEHLKSHVELGRVPMSRIDDAVRRILSVKVKAGVFEKVQPSLRVGANSGNFGSFAHREVAREAVRKSMVLLKNDANMLPLNKSSRILVAGKNAHNRGNQCGGFTLDWQGRTGNSAIEGGSSIWDGIKAVAPNATLISSLDELNDTQEQDLDKYEVAILVIGEQPYAEGVGDIRESDEIIVEMGSQIDGQINLLQPYGKSLELAKLHPEDGELIRRFEAQGISVVTVLVSGRPLIINPELNSSNAFIAAWLPGSEGQGVSDLIFGDDNFSGKLSFTWPKQLKTLNTDSTALFSVGFGLKY, encoded by the coding sequence ATGAAGAGATTACTGCGAGATCCCAAGATTAAAGCCAAGGTCGATAAACTGTTGGCTCAGATGACGTTAGAGCAAAAGATTGGCCAGATGATCCAAGTTGAACGCTTATCTTGTACGCCTGATGAGGTTAAACATTACCATTTGGGTTCTGTTTTCAGTGGTGCGGGCTCAGCTCCCGATGATAACTCTCCCAAAGGATGGACTGAGATGTTGGACCAATACTGGCTTGCCTCCACCGAAAAGGATGAGCAGCACTTAGGTGTGCCGATTCTCTATGGCGTTGATGCCATACATGGCCATAACAATGTCAAAGGAGCGACGATTTTCCCACATAACATCGGCTTAGGTGCTGCTGATGATCCCAGTCTTGTGGGTCATATTGCGGCAGTGACATCAATAGAGGTGCTGGCCACTGGTGTCGACTGGGTATTTGCTCCCAACTTGGCTGTTGCACAAGATCCCCATTGGGGTCGAACCTATGAAAGTTTTTCAGAGTCTCCTCAAATTGCCGTGAAATACGCAGAGCGGATCATCAATGGTTTTCATAAAGGGTTTAACGAGATTGGCGTATTAACCTGTGTGAAGCATTGGGTTGGAGATGGCGGGACAAGTCACGGTATTGATCATGGTAATACATTGCTTGATTTTGCCGATCTAAAAAACATCCATATGCAGCCCTATTACGCCGCTCTCGAGGCGGGAGCATTAACCGTGATGGCCTCATTTAGCAGTTGGAATGGCAATAAATGCCATGGCAACCGAGCCCTGTTAACCGATATGTTGAAAGGGGAGATGCAATTCCAGGGCTTTATTCTCTCTGATATGGATGGCATAGATTATCTCTCTGATGATTATTATACCTGTGTTGAAACAGCGGTAAATGCAGGTATCGATATGTTTATGTTAACGAATCATTGGCAGATGTTTATCGAACACCTGAAAAGTCATGTGGAGTTGGGCCGAGTGCCAATGTCGCGCATCGATGATGCGGTGCGCAGAATACTCTCAGTTAAAGTGAAAGCTGGTGTGTTTGAGAAAGTTCAACCAAGCCTGCGAGTTGGTGCTAACAGTGGTAATTTTGGCAGTTTTGCACACAGAGAAGTAGCAAGGGAAGCTGTTAGAAAGTCCATGGTATTACTTAAAAATGATGCCAATATGCTGCCTTTAAATAAGAGTTCTCGTATCTTGGTTGCTGGTAAAAATGCCCATAACAGAGGAAATCAATGTGGCGGCTTTACGCTCGACTGGCAAGGCAGAACAGGTAACAGCGCCATCGAAGGCGGCAGCTCTATTTGGGATGGTATTAAAGCGGTTGCACCTAACGCAACACTTATCTCTTCATTGGACGAGTTAAATGATACTCAGGAGCAAGACTTAGATAAATATGAGGTTGCGATACTGGTTATAGGTGAGCAACCTTATGCCGAAGGAGTGGGCGATATAAGGGAGAGTGATGAGATTATTGTTGAGATGGGCTCTCAGATAGATGGCCAGATTAACCTACTGCAGCCCTATGGAAAAAGTCTTGAGCTTGCCAAGCTACACCCTGAAGATGGTGAACTTATTCGCAGGTTTGAGGCGCAAGGTATTTCCGTAGTAACAGTGCTTGTTTCTGGCAGACCACTGATTATTAATCCGGAGCTTAATTCCTCTAATGCCTTTATTGCTGCTTGGCTGCCTGGCTCAGAGGGGCAGGGTGTTAGCGATCTAATATTTGGTGATGATAACTTT
- the bglX gene encoding beta-glucosidase BglX, translated as MSEQDHSQFSSEQLSEVDSYIDDLLLQMTLSEKVGQMSQCSGVGGFLPNELVEDIQGGKVGSVINEVNLDVVNEMQRIAVEESRLGIPLLIGRDVIHGFKTIFPIPLGQAASWSPEVVKLGAKISAMESASVGVNWTFAPMIDISRDPRWGRVAESLGEDPYLCSELGKAMITGFQGDSLSAPGAIAACAKHFAGYGAAESGRDYNTVNLSEHELRNVYLPPFKAAAQAGVATFMSAFNELNGIPASGNEWLMKQVLREEWGYDGFVVSDWESIKQLTIHGFCEDEKMAAFEAINAGIDMEMVSRSYQQHLEALIDEGKLELAQIDIMVRRILTLKYELGLFDNPFTDPKTLPTLLNPSHLLAAKEAAIKSCVLLKNSENKLPLDKHQLQSIAVIGPLADDGYEQLGTWIFDGEAEHSTSCLAALKDYVGSEVEIKFAQGLETSRSEQQAGFDEAVNLAHESDLVLMFLGEESILSGEAHCRSNINLPGAQEQLIEAVAATGKSIVLVVMAGRPLTLTNVIDKVDAVLYAWHPGTMGGPAITELLFGIKAPSGKLPISFPRVVGQIPLYYSQKHTGKPATDESFVHMKDIPQRAQQTSLGMAATHLDTHFTPLFPFGFGLSYSECHYRDIEVSHTAIAMGGTVTITAQVSNVGKRECEEVVQLYVRDLVANVTRPVKELKGFQRISLMAGESQVVSFSLHTDDVAFYDRNMVLKAEPGLFDVWIGGDSDTRLRSQFSIKGDDM; from the coding sequence ATGTCAGAACAAGATCATTCACAGTTTAGTAGTGAGCAGCTAAGTGAAGTTGATTCTTATATCGACGATTTACTGTTGCAGATGACATTGAGTGAGAAAGTAGGCCAGATGAGCCAGTGTTCAGGGGTGGGCGGCTTTTTGCCAAATGAGCTGGTGGAGGATATTCAAGGTGGCAAGGTAGGCTCTGTTATCAATGAGGTGAACCTTGATGTGGTCAACGAGATGCAACGCATTGCGGTTGAAGAGAGTCGACTAGGTATACCTCTGTTGATTGGCCGGGATGTGATCCACGGCTTTAAAACCATATTCCCAATCCCCTTAGGACAAGCGGCTAGTTGGTCTCCAGAAGTGGTTAAGCTTGGAGCAAAGATAAGTGCAATGGAGTCGGCATCTGTCGGTGTTAATTGGACCTTTGCACCTATGATTGATATCAGCCGCGATCCTCGTTGGGGGCGGGTTGCTGAAAGTTTAGGGGAAGATCCCTATCTATGTTCAGAGCTAGGCAAGGCGATGATTACTGGTTTTCAAGGCGACTCTTTATCTGCGCCCGGCGCTATTGCGGCATGCGCTAAACATTTTGCTGGATATGGCGCAGCGGAAAGTGGCCGAGACTACAACACAGTTAACCTTTCAGAACATGAGCTGAGAAATGTATATCTGCCCCCTTTTAAGGCAGCCGCTCAAGCAGGGGTTGCCACTTTTATGTCTGCTTTTAATGAACTTAATGGGATTCCAGCTTCAGGTAATGAGTGGCTGATGAAGCAAGTGCTTCGTGAAGAGTGGGGTTACGACGGGTTTGTGGTTAGCGACTGGGAGTCGATTAAGCAGTTAACTATTCATGGTTTCTGTGAAGATGAAAAGATGGCGGCATTTGAGGCCATTAATGCTGGTATTGATATGGAGATGGTAAGCAGAAGTTATCAGCAGCATCTTGAAGCTTTGATAGATGAGGGCAAGCTTGAGTTAGCCCAGATTGATATTATGGTGAGACGTATCCTCACCTTGAAGTATGAGTTAGGCCTGTTTGATAACCCGTTTACCGATCCTAAAACACTGCCCACTTTGCTTAACCCCTCACATCTATTAGCTGCAAAAGAGGCTGCGATCAAATCTTGTGTGCTGTTAAAAAATAGCGAGAACAAGTTACCTTTAGATAAACATCAGCTTCAATCCATCGCAGTGATAGGCCCTTTGGCCGATGATGGTTATGAACAGTTAGGAACTTGGATTTTTGATGGTGAAGCTGAGCATAGCACTAGCTGCTTAGCTGCGTTAAAAGATTATGTAGGTTCAGAGGTAGAGATTAAATTTGCTCAAGGGCTGGAGACTTCACGTAGTGAGCAGCAAGCTGGATTTGATGAAGCTGTTAACCTTGCCCATGAGTCTGATCTGGTGTTGATGTTTTTGGGGGAGGAGTCGATTTTATCAGGGGAGGCTCACTGCCGTTCAAACATCAATCTTCCTGGTGCTCAAGAGCAGCTGATTGAGGCCGTCGCTGCTACTGGGAAGTCTATTGTTTTGGTGGTAATGGCAGGAAGGCCGCTGACACTGACGAATGTGATTGATAAAGTTGATGCCGTTCTTTATGCCTGGCATCCGGGAACGATGGGAGGGCCAGCGATTACCGAGTTACTGTTTGGTATCAAAGCCCCTTCGGGCAAGCTTCCTATCAGTTTTCCTCGTGTTGTTGGGCAGATCCCCCTCTATTACTCACAAAAGCACACAGGTAAACCCGCCACAGATGAGAGTTTTGTGCATATGAAGGATATTCCTCAGCGAGCTCAGCAAACCTCACTCGGTATGGCAGCAACTCACCTCGATACCCATTTCACCCCTTTATTTCCTTTTGGATTCGGCCTCTCGTATAGTGAATGTCACTATAGAGATATCGAGGTCAGTCATACCGCTATCGCTATGGGTGGTACGGTTACGATCACAGCTCAAGTCTCGAATGTGGGTAAACGAGAATGCGAAGAGGTGGTCCAGCTCTATGTTCGTGATCTAGTGGCTAATGTGACGCGTCCAGTTAAAGAGTTAAAAGGGTTTCAGCGCATCTCGTTAATGGCTGGTGAGAGTCAAGTGGTCAGCTTTTCTCTTCACACTGATGATGTTGCCTTTTATGACAGAAACATGGTGTTGAAAGCAGAGCCTGGACTGTTTGATGTCTGGATAGGTGGAGATTCAGACACTCGGCTGCGTAGTCAATTTAGTATCAAGGGAGATGATATGTGA
- a CDS encoding MFS transporter: MHSKEINKIAAEDRVPPIQKFIYGLGAFVNNLLGAAIGGMLIVLNLGLGMNPALVGLLGALPRLTDALTDPLMGYISDHSKTKWGRRRPFIFFGAIAAGLIFAMLWQVPREQSESFYFWFFLIGSVLFYLAYTVFATPWVALGYELTPDYHERTSLMAVQNFMGQIAWLTAPWFLWFMQSDLLFDDMIEGAGWLAIIIGGFTICVGILPAIFLKEPSKKPAKHTQITADTDEANTNSVDKKEANVEEFPAGVGDFFKGFLATIKFKPFLSLCGATFLVFNGFMMVSSFQTYVIIYYVFGGDQALGAEYAGWSGTVSAISTFCVIFIVTKLSASLGKRRAFYAVTGISIFGYALKWICYNPEHPLLLLIPPVFIAFGLGGLFTLMGSMIADVCDFDELKTRERREGMFGSIYWWVVKLGMAVALAAGGVLLNVTGFDVALGSAQTDDTIFLMRLFDVLIPIITSAIAIWLIMGYPITEAKANEVRQELEARKAK; this comes from the coding sequence ATGCACTCAAAAGAGATCAACAAAATAGCCGCTGAAGATAGAGTCCCCCCCATTCAAAAATTTATTTATGGGTTAGGCGCCTTCGTCAATAATCTATTGGGTGCTGCTATCGGCGGCATGCTGATCGTATTGAATTTAGGCTTAGGAATGAATCCAGCACTTGTTGGATTATTGGGAGCACTACCTCGATTAACCGACGCCTTAACCGACCCTCTTATGGGGTATATCTCAGATCACAGCAAGACGAAATGGGGACGTCGTCGCCCCTTTATCTTTTTTGGAGCCATTGCCGCAGGCTTAATTTTTGCCATGTTATGGCAAGTGCCGAGAGAGCAGAGCGAATCTTTCTACTTCTGGTTTTTCCTCATAGGCTCAGTGCTTTTTTACCTTGCCTATACCGTGTTCGCCACCCCCTGGGTTGCGCTCGGTTACGAATTAACACCTGATTACCATGAACGTACCAGCTTAATGGCTGTACAAAATTTTATGGGACAAATAGCCTGGTTAACCGCACCATGGTTTCTCTGGTTTATGCAGTCCGACCTGCTATTTGACGATATGATTGAGGGAGCTGGATGGCTGGCAATCATCATAGGTGGCTTTACTATCTGTGTGGGGATTTTACCGGCTATTTTTCTTAAAGAACCTTCAAAAAAACCAGCTAAGCATACTCAGATAACTGCTGATACAGACGAGGCCAACACCAATAGTGTCGATAAAAAGGAGGCTAACGTTGAGGAGTTTCCTGCTGGCGTCGGTGATTTCTTCAAGGGCTTTTTAGCCACCATCAAATTTAAACCATTTTTGAGTCTGTGTGGCGCCACTTTTCTAGTTTTCAACGGCTTTATGATGGTCTCTTCATTCCAAACTTATGTCATCATTTACTACGTCTTCGGCGGTGATCAAGCATTAGGCGCTGAATATGCAGGTTGGTCAGGTACCGTCTCAGCCATCTCCACCTTCTGCGTCATCTTTATCGTTACTAAACTCTCCGCCAGCTTAGGTAAACGTCGTGCTTTTTATGCTGTCACAGGAATTTCAATATTTGGCTACGCTCTCAAATGGATCTGCTACAACCCAGAACATCCACTGCTGCTATTAATTCCCCCAGTATTCATCGCCTTTGGTTTAGGTGGACTGTTCACATTAATGGGATCGATGATCGCCGATGTATGCGATTTCGATGAACTAAAAACCCGCGAGCGCCGTGAAGGCATGTTCGGCTCTATCTATTGGTGGGTGGTTAAACTGGGAATGGCTGTCGCACTCGCCGCGGGTGGTGTACTCCTTAATGTCACCGGATTCGATGTGGCACTAGGTAGTGCACAAACCGACGATACCATCTTTTTAATGAGACTATTTGATGTACTCATTCCGATTATTACATCTGCCATCGCGATCTGGTTGATCATGGGCTATCCCATTACAGAAGCAAAAGCCAATGAGGTACGCCAAGAGCTAGAGGCAAGAAAAGCCAAGTAA
- a CDS encoding RHS repeat protein, which yields MYNNIYKIKNLYVFLISQIFIFNIVTVKASTDQAVFIPIAVGDITSFIPIISTTASGSITSMSADNSFRLTWSAVSNASYYQIIITEENGEKRVIIVTENSFLLSNLSTGSHRVEIQACNDSNQCGLKYLAGTVAVTEMVETQYQYDALGRVTCTTDDLNGDRLYSYDDAGNRENVTIGNCP from the coding sequence ATGTATAACAATATATATAAAATAAAAAATCTTTATGTTTTTCTTATAAGCCAGATATTCATTTTCAATATCGTTACGGTCAAAGCAAGTACTGATCAAGCTGTATTCATTCCTATAGCGGTAGGTGATATCACAAGTTTTATCCCAATTATATCAACTACAGCCAGTGGTAGTATCACAAGTATGTCTGCAGATAATAGTTTTAGACTAACTTGGTCTGCAGTAAGCAACGCAAGTTATTATCAAATTATTATTACAGAGGAAAATGGAGAAAAGAGGGTTATTATTGTAACTGAAAATAGTTTCTTATTGAGTAACTTATCGACAGGCAGTCATAGAGTTGAAATCCAAGCTTGTAATGACAGTAATCAATGTGGGCTAAAATATCTAGCAGGAACTGTAGCCGTAACCGAAATGGTTGAAACACAATATCAATATGATGCATTAGGCAGAGTCACTTGCACCACTGACGATCTAAATGGTGACCGCTTATATTCTTACGATGATGCAGGAAATCGTGAAAACGTCACTATTGGCAATTGTCCATAA